One window of the Streptomyces asoensis genome contains the following:
- a CDS encoding class III extradiol dioxygenase subunit B-like domain-containing protein: MLVAAAVCPCPPLLVPEVAAGAAAELDAARAACSDALSVLAAARPDRLVVVGPAEQSGRGPHPEGGRGSFAGFGVDLAVRLGRGGGDTPSARELPPSLAVAAWLLERTGWSAAPVEGLGVGEPIAAERCVDVGRGIGAAAERVALLVMGDASACRTLKAPGYLDERAAPFDAEVARALGTADLAALKALDAELAYELKASGRAPWQVLAGAAEDAGLTGALLYEDAPYGVGYVVATWS, translated from the coding sequence ATGCTTGTCGCCGCCGCAGTCTGTCCCTGTCCGCCCCTGCTGGTACCCGAGGTCGCCGCGGGCGCCGCTGCCGAGCTGGATGCCGCGCGAGCCGCCTGCTCCGACGCGCTGTCCGTGCTGGCCGCCGCCCGGCCGGACCGGCTCGTGGTCGTCGGGCCGGCCGAGCAGTCCGGGCGTGGCCCGCACCCGGAGGGCGGACGGGGTTCGTTCGCCGGCTTCGGGGTGGATCTCGCCGTACGGCTGGGCCGGGGCGGCGGGGACACGCCGTCCGCACGTGAACTGCCGCCGTCCCTCGCCGTCGCCGCCTGGCTGCTCGAGCGGACGGGGTGGTCGGCCGCCCCCGTCGAGGGACTCGGCGTCGGGGAACCGATCGCGGCCGAGCGGTGCGTCGACGTCGGCCGGGGCATCGGCGCGGCGGCGGAGCGGGTCGCGCTGCTGGTGATGGGCGACGCCAGCGCGTGCCGGACGCTGAAGGCGCCGGGCTATCTCGACGAGCGCGCGGCTCCGTTCGACGCCGAGGTCGCGCGGGCGCTCGGCACGGCGGACCTCGCGGCCCTCAAGGCGCTGGACGCCGAGTTGGCGTACGAGCTCAAGGCCTCGGGCCGGGCGCCCTGGCAGGTGCTGGCGGGCGCGGCCGAGGACGCCGGGCTGACGGGCGCGCTGCTCTACGAGGACGCGCCCTACGGCGTGGGATACGTGGTCGCGACCTGGTCGTAG
- a CDS encoding antitoxin, with protein sequence MGLFDNLKAKLSPAKGKVSGLAQQHGDKVQHGLDKAAKVVDEKTKGKYSDTIHSGTGKAKGAVDRLAHKDEPAGGGDTFTPPNTPPPAS encoded by the coding sequence ATGGGTCTTTTCGACAATTTGAAGGCCAAACTCTCCCCGGCCAAGGGCAAGGTCTCGGGCCTCGCGCAACAGCACGGGGACAAGGTCCAGCACGGTCTCGACAAGGCCGCGAAGGTCGTCGACGAGAAGACCAAGGGCAAGTACAGCGACACCATCCACTCGGGCACCGGTAAGGCCAAGGGCGCCGTGGACCGGCTCGCGCACAAGGACGAACCCGCCGGGGGCGGCGACACCTTCACCCCGCCGAACACTCCCCCGCCGGCCTCCTGA
- a CDS encoding gliding motility protein: MDGIEAEPTGAPTSAQESAEAEEAGSGAEPEPDKTTEPVAVAATDGVEIPRQQSAEEAADSEAGEGARA, from the coding sequence ATGGACGGCATCGAGGCGGAGCCGACGGGCGCGCCGACGTCGGCGCAGGAGTCGGCCGAGGCCGAAGAGGCTGGAAGCGGCGCCGAGCCGGAGCCGGACAAGACGACGGAACCGGTTGCCGTCGCCGCCACCGACGGGGTCGAGATTCCCCGGCAGCAGTCCGCCGAAGAGGCGGCCGACAGCGAAGCGGGCGAAGGCGCCCGCGCCTAA
- the miaA gene encoding tRNA (adenosine(37)-N6)-dimethylallyltransferase MiaA — MSSAPPAPHVIAVVGPTAAGKSDLGVFLAQRLGGEVVNADSMQLYRGMDIGTAKLTLEERGGVPHHLLDVWDVTETASVAEYQRLARQKIDTLLAEGRWPILVGGSGLYVRGAVDNLEFPGTDPEVRARLEEELTLRGSGALHARLAAADPEAAQAILPGNGRRIVRALEVIEITGKPFTANLPGHDSVYDTVQIGVDVARPELDERIARRVDRMWDAGLVDEVRALEAQGLRAGRTASRALGYQQVLTALTGECTQDEARAETVRATKRFARRQDSWFRRDPRVHWLSGAAADLTELPELALALVERPVTA, encoded by the coding sequence GTGAGCAGCGCACCCCCCGCCCCCCACGTCATCGCCGTCGTCGGACCGACCGCGGCCGGAAAGTCCGATCTGGGCGTATTCCTGGCCCAGCGGCTCGGCGGCGAAGTCGTCAACGCCGACTCCATGCAGCTCTACCGAGGGATGGACATCGGCACCGCCAAGCTGACGCTCGAGGAGCGCGGTGGCGTCCCGCACCACCTCCTGGACGTCTGGGACGTGACGGAAACCGCGTCCGTCGCCGAGTACCAGCGGCTGGCCCGCCAAAAGATCGACACCCTGCTCGCCGAGGGCCGTTGGCCGATCCTCGTCGGAGGCTCGGGGCTGTACGTCCGAGGAGCCGTCGACAACCTGGAGTTCCCCGGCACCGACCCCGAGGTCCGGGCCCGGCTGGAGGAGGAGCTCACGCTCCGCGGCTCGGGCGCGCTGCACGCCCGGCTGGCCGCCGCCGACCCCGAGGCCGCGCAGGCCATCCTGCCCGGCAACGGCCGCCGTATCGTCCGGGCCCTCGAGGTGATCGAGATCACCGGCAAGCCCTTCACGGCCAACCTGCCCGGTCACGACTCGGTCTACGACACCGTCCAGATCGGGGTCGACGTGGCGCGCCCCGAACTGGACGAGCGCATCGCCCGCCGCGTCGACCGGATGTGGGACGCGGGGCTGGTGGACGAGGTCCGCGCGCTGGAGGCGCAGGGCCTGCGTGCGGGGCGCACGGCCTCGCGCGCGCTCGGCTACCAGCAGGTCCTCACCGCCCTGACCGGCGAGTGCACCCAGGACGAGGCGCGCGCCGAGACGGTCCGTGCCACCAAGCGCTTCGCGCGCCGTCAGGATTCGTGGTTCAGGCGCGATCCGCGGGTGCACTGGTTGAGTGGGGCTGCGGCTGACCTCACAGAACTTCCGGAGCTCGCGCTGGCGTTGGTGGAACGACCGGTCACAGCCTGA
- the dapF gene encoding diaminopimelate epimerase has protein sequence MSTRIAFLKGHGTENDFVIVPDPENAIDLPPAAVAALCDRRAGIGGDGLLHVVRSAAHPEAKDMAAEAEWFMDYRNGDGSVAEMCGNGVRVFARYLQHAGLVTEGDLAVATRGGVKRAHLDKEGDVTVGMGRARLPEGDVTVSVGERSWPARNVNMGNPHAVAFVADLAHAGDLLAPPPFSPASAYPDGVNVEFVVDRGPQHVALRVHERGAGETRSCGTGACAVAVAAARRDGADPAATGVPATYVVDVPGGRLLITERPDGEIEMTGPAVIVATGEIDPEWLETVAR, from the coding sequence ATGAGCACGCGGATCGCCTTCCTCAAGGGTCACGGCACCGAGAACGACTTCGTGATCGTCCCGGACCCCGAGAACGCCATCGACCTCCCCCCGGCCGCCGTCGCCGCCCTGTGCGACCGCCGCGCGGGCATCGGAGGTGACGGGCTGCTGCACGTCGTGCGGTCCGCCGCGCACCCCGAGGCGAAGGACATGGCGGCCGAGGCGGAGTGGTTCATGGACTACCGCAACGGCGACGGCTCCGTCGCGGAGATGTGCGGCAACGGCGTCCGGGTGTTCGCGCGCTACCTCCAGCACGCCGGACTCGTCACCGAGGGCGACCTCGCGGTCGCCACGCGCGGGGGCGTGAAGCGCGCGCACCTCGACAAGGAGGGTGACGTCACCGTCGGCATGGGCAGGGCCCGTCTCCCCGAAGGGGACGTCACGGTGAGCGTCGGCGAGCGCAGCTGGCCCGCGCGGAACGTGAACATGGGCAACCCGCACGCCGTCGCCTTCGTGGCGGACCTCGCGCACGCGGGCGACCTGCTGGCCCCACCGCCGTTCAGCCCCGCCTCGGCGTACCCGGACGGGGTCAACGTCGAGTTCGTCGTGGACCGCGGTCCACAGCACGTCGCCCTGCGCGTGCACGAGCGCGGGGCCGGCGAGACCCGCTCGTGCGGCACGGGCGCGTGCGCCGTCGCCGTGGCGGCCGCGCGCCGGGACGGCGCCGACCCGGCGGCCACCGGCGTACCGGCGACGTACGTCGTGGACGTTCCCGGCGGACGTCTGCTGATCACCGAGCGGCCCGACGGTGAGATCGAGATGACAGGGCCCGCAGTGATCGTCGCCACAGGCGAGATCGATCCGGAGTGGCTGGAAACAGTCGCCCGCTGA
- a CDS encoding RelA/SpoT family protein has product MSAEATNPATPGPVVPSAPRRRSRPRIDLRRLGRAALLGPASRGRLPDAIGHVVEAHRAHHPDADLEPLHRAYVLAESSHRGQMRKSGEPYITHPLAVTLILAELGAETTALTASLLHDTVEDTDVTLDQVGEEFGAEVRYLVDGVTKLEKVDYGAAAEPETFRKMLVATGNDVRVMSIKLADRLHNMRTLGVMRPEKQERIAKVTRDVLIPLAERLGVQALKTELEDLVFAILHPEEYEHTRELIVDNASRADDPLAEFAEAMRTVLRDADIQAEVLIRPRHFVSVHRASRKRGRMRGADFGRLLVLVNEDADCYAVLGELHTCMTPVVSEFKDFIAVPKFNLYQSLHTAVAREDGQVAEVLIRTHQMHKVAEAGVIALGNPYTAPAEEQTRGRVPADEERVDPTRPGWLSRLLDWQEAAPDPDTFWSTLREDLAQDREITVFRPDGGTLGLPDGATCVDAAYAQYGEDAHACIGARVNGRLATLSTVLRDGDTVQLLMGQDPASEPSREWLEHAHTPAARIAIQRWLATHPAPAEHEGAERAQDSGAAKAAEAIARPAADTVTPDAPASRPGAAITVVDRPDASVRLAGCCTPVPLDEVTGFAVRGGVVTVHRAECSAVARMANAGREEVDVRWGDTSGCRVTLVAESFGRPHLLADLTEAMALEGAEIVSATVEPPNQQQVRHTYTVQLPDAGHLPTLMRAMRNVPGVYDVGRAQHHAPASPEPA; this is encoded by the coding sequence ATGAGTGCGGAGGCCACGAATCCCGCGACCCCAGGCCCGGTAGTGCCTTCAGCGCCCCGCAGGCGCAGTCGCCCCCGGATCGACCTGCGTCGCCTCGGCCGGGCTGCGCTGCTCGGCCCGGCCTCCCGCGGCCGGCTGCCCGACGCGATCGGCCACGTGGTCGAGGCCCATCGCGCCCACCACCCCGACGCCGACCTGGAACCGCTGCACCGCGCCTATGTGCTCGCCGAGTCCTCGCACCGCGGCCAGATGCGCAAGAGCGGCGAGCCCTACATCACCCACCCGCTCGCCGTGACCCTGATCCTCGCCGAACTCGGCGCGGAGACCACGGCCCTGACGGCCTCACTGCTCCACGACACCGTCGAGGACACCGATGTGACGCTCGATCAGGTCGGCGAGGAGTTCGGCGCCGAAGTGCGCTATCTCGTCGACGGTGTCACGAAGTTGGAGAAGGTCGACTACGGCGCGGCCGCCGAGCCCGAGACCTTCCGCAAGATGCTCGTCGCCACCGGCAACGACGTCCGCGTGATGTCGATCAAACTCGCCGACCGGCTGCACAACATGCGCACCCTCGGCGTGATGCGCCCCGAGAAACAGGAACGCATCGCCAAGGTCACCCGCGACGTCCTCATCCCGCTCGCCGAACGCCTCGGTGTCCAGGCCCTCAAGACCGAGCTGGAAGACCTCGTCTTCGCGATCCTGCATCCCGAGGAGTACGAGCACACCCGCGAACTGATCGTCGACAACGCCTCCCGCGCGGACGACCCCCTCGCGGAGTTCGCCGAGGCGATGCGCACGGTCCTGCGCGACGCCGACATCCAGGCCGAAGTCCTCATCCGCCCACGGCACTTCGTCTCCGTGCACCGCGCGTCCCGCAAGCGCGGCCGCATGCGGGGCGCCGACTTCGGCCGGCTGCTGGTCCTGGTGAACGAGGACGCCGACTGTTACGCCGTCCTGGGCGAACTGCACACCTGTATGACGCCGGTCGTCTCGGAGTTCAAGGACTTCATCGCCGTTCCCAAGTTCAACCTGTACCAGTCGCTGCACACCGCCGTCGCCCGCGAGGACGGCCAGGTTGCCGAAGTCCTCATCCGCACCCACCAGATGCACAAGGTCGCCGAGGCCGGCGTCATCGCCCTCGGCAATCCCTATACAGCTCCCGCGGAGGAGCAGACCCGGGGGAGGGTCCCGGCCGACGAGGAACGCGTCGACCCGACCCGGCCCGGTTGGCTCTCCCGCCTCCTGGACTGGCAGGAGGCCGCGCCCGATCCCGACACCTTCTGGTCCACCCTGCGCGAGGACCTCGCCCAGGACCGCGAGATCACCGTCTTCCGCCCCGACGGCGGCACGCTCGGCCTGCCCGACGGAGCCACCTGCGTCGACGCCGCGTACGCGCAGTACGGCGAGGACGCCCACGCCTGCATCGGCGCCCGGGTGAACGGCCGTCTGGCGACCCTCAGCACCGTTCTGCGGGACGGCGACACCGTCCAGCTCCTCATGGGCCAGGACCCCGCCTCGGAGCCCTCCAGGGAGTGGCTGGAGCACGCCCACACTCCCGCCGCCCGCATCGCCATCCAGCGGTGGCTGGCGACGCACCCGGCCCCGGCCGAGCACGAGGGAGCGGAGAGGGCGCAGGACTCCGGTGCCGCCAAGGCCGCCGAGGCCATCGCCCGGCCCGCGGCCGACACGGTCACGCCCGACGCCCCCGCCTCGCGGCCCGGCGCCGCGATCACCGTCGTCGACCGGCCCGACGCCAGCGTCCGGCTCGCCGGGTGCTGCACGCCCGTGCCCCTCGACGAGGTCACCGGCTTCGCGGTGCGCGGGGGAGTGGTGACCGTGCACCGCGCAGAGTGTTCCGCCGTGGCGCGCATGGCGAACGCCGGGCGCGAGGAGGTCGACGTGCGCTGGGGCGACACCAGCGGATGCCGGGTCACCCTGGTCGCCGAATCGTTCGGCCGCCCCCATCTGCTCGCCGACCTCACCGAGGCCATGGCGCTGGAGGGCGCCGAGATCGTCTCCGCGACCGTCGAGCCCCCGAACCAGCAGCAGGTGCGCCACACGTACACCGTGCAACTCCCCGACGCCGGCCACCTGCCCACCCTCATGCGCGCCATGCGGAACGTACCCGGCGTCTACGACGTGGGCCGCGCGCAGCATCACGCTCCCGCCTCCCCGGAACCGGCGTAG
- a CDS encoding M1 family metallopeptidase: MLLTPRARLKSALLASAVSVCLVAASAPEVPLGVGDRLFPYLGNPGYDVASYDLAFTYPGTNTKPLQAVTTIDAWTTTALDRINLDFAQGKVESVEVDGAPATFSSAGDDLVVTPEDSLAAGSWTRITVRHTSDPVSTGGRDGGWVRTADGLAMANQADAAHLVFPCNDHPSDKAMFTVRITAPNGYTAVAGGLPTGVERAGEATTWTYRTQHPMATELAQVSIGRSTVVHREGPHALPVRDVVPTKDRELLEPWLKKTPDQIAWMEGKVGPYPFETYGLLMAEASTGFELETQTLSLFERDLFTEPGYPKWYIESIMVHELSHQWFGDSVSPRTWSDLWLNEGHATWYEALYAEEKAGRTLEARMKAAYGASDRWRSTGGPPAQPKAPNPGQKISIFRPNVYDGAALVLFALRQEIGRTAFEHLERAWVHNHRDSTATTADFEHLAQEISGRDLARFFKDWLYGEKTPPMPGHPDWKPAAPVAKGEPKAAPKVAPPAARAAK; encoded by the coding sequence ATGCTGCTCACCCCTCGCGCCCGGCTGAAATCCGCGCTCCTCGCCTCGGCCGTCTCCGTCTGCCTCGTCGCCGCGAGCGCCCCGGAGGTCCCGCTCGGCGTCGGCGACCGCCTCTTCCCGTACCTGGGCAACCCCGGGTACGACGTCGCCTCGTACGACCTGGCCTTCACCTATCCCGGCACCAACACCAAGCCCCTCCAGGCGGTCACCACCATCGACGCCTGGACCACCACCGCCCTGGACCGGATCAACCTCGACTTCGCGCAGGGCAAGGTGGAATCGGTCGAGGTCGACGGCGCACCCGCCACCTTCAGCAGCGCCGGCGACGACCTGGTGGTCACCCCGGAGGACTCGCTGGCCGCCGGCAGTTGGACGCGGATCACCGTGCGGCACACCAGCGATCCCGTGAGCACCGGCGGCCGGGACGGCGGCTGGGTGCGGACCGCGGACGGCCTCGCCATGGCCAACCAGGCGGACGCCGCGCACCTGGTCTTCCCGTGCAACGACCATCCGTCCGACAAGGCGATGTTCACCGTCCGGATCACCGCTCCCAACGGCTACACGGCCGTCGCGGGCGGGCTGCCGACCGGGGTCGAGCGGGCCGGCGAGGCCACCACCTGGACCTATCGCACCCAGCACCCCATGGCCACCGAGCTCGCCCAGGTGTCCATCGGCCGCTCCACGGTCGTGCACCGCGAGGGGCCGCACGCACTGCCCGTACGGGACGTCGTGCCCACCAAGGACCGCGAACTCCTCGAACCGTGGCTGAAGAAGACGCCCGACCAGATCGCCTGGATGGAGGGCAAGGTCGGCCCCTACCCCTTCGAGACCTACGGGCTGCTCATGGCGGAGGCCTCCACCGGGTTCGAACTCGAGACGCAGACCCTCTCCCTCTTCGAGAGGGACCTCTTCACCGAGCCCGGCTACCCCAAGTGGTACATCGAGTCGATCATGGTGCACGAGCTGTCCCACCAGTGGTTCGGCGACAGCGTCAGCCCGCGCACCTGGTCCGACCTGTGGCTGAACGAGGGACACGCCACCTGGTACGAGGCGCTGTACGCGGAGGAGAAGGCGGGGCGCACGCTGGAGGCGCGGATGAAGGCGGCTTACGGCGCCTCCGACCGCTGGCGCTCCACGGGAGGCCCGCCGGCGCAGCCCAAGGCCCCCAACCCCGGCCAGAAGATCAGCATCTTCCGGCCCAACGTCTACGACGGCGCCGCCCTCGTCCTGTTCGCCCTGCGCCAGGAGATCGGCCGGACCGCGTTCGAGCACCTCGAGCGGGCGTGGGTCCACAACCACCGGGACTCCACGGCGACCACGGCCGACTTCGAGCACCTCGCCCAGGAGATCTCCGGTCGCGATCTGGCCCGGTTCTTCAAGGACTGGCTGTACGGCGAGAAGACCCCGCCGATGCCCGGCCACCCGGACTGGAAGCCGGCGGCGCCGGTCGCCAAGGGCGAACCGAAGGCCGCACCGAAGGTCGCCCCGCCGGCAGCGCGGGCCGCGAAATAA
- the hflX gene encoding GTPase HflX, with protein sequence MTSSSSPSQDTQRVTHAYPEGLRADALMEEDVAWSHEIDGDRDGDQFDRSERAALRRVAGLSTELEDVTEVEYRQLRLERVVLVGVWTTGTAQDADNSLAELAALAETAGALVLDGVIQRRDKPDAATYIGSGKAQELRDIVLETGADTVICDGELSPGQLIHLEDVVKVKVIDRTALILDIFAQHAKSREGKAQVALAQMQYMLPRLRGWGQSLSRQMGGGKGGGLATRGPGETKIETDRRRIREKMAKMRREIAEMKTGREIKRQERKRHKVPSVAIAGYTNAGKSSLLNRLTGAGVLVENALFATLDPTVRRAETPSGRLYTLADTVGFVRHLPHHLVEAFRSTMEEVGESDLILHVVDGSHPNPEEQLAAVREVVRDVGATGVPEIVVINKADAADPLTLQRLMRIEKRSIAVSARTGQGIDELLALIDNELPRPSVEVEALVPYTHGGLVARAHTEGEVISAEHTAEGTLLKVRVHEELAADLAPYVPAPLA encoded by the coding sequence ATGACCTCCTCTTCTTCCCCTTCCCAGGACACCCAGCGCGTTACGCACGCCTACCCCGAAGGTCTCCGGGCCGATGCCCTGATGGAAGAGGACGTCGCCTGGAGCCACGAGATCGACGGAGACCGGGACGGCGACCAGTTCGACCGCTCCGAGCGCGCGGCCCTGCGCCGCGTGGCGGGTCTCTCCACCGAACTCGAGGACGTCACCGAGGTCGAGTACCGGCAGCTCCGCCTGGAGCGGGTCGTGCTCGTCGGCGTCTGGACCACGGGAACCGCACAGGACGCGGACAACTCCCTCGCGGAGCTGGCCGCCCTCGCGGAGACGGCGGGCGCTCTGGTGCTCGACGGCGTCATCCAGCGCCGTGACAAGCCCGACGCGGCCACCTACATCGGCTCCGGCAAGGCCCAGGAGCTGCGCGACATCGTGCTCGAGACGGGCGCGGACACCGTCATCTGCGACGGTGAGCTCAGCCCGGGCCAGCTGATCCACCTCGAGGACGTCGTCAAGGTCAAGGTCATCGACCGTACGGCCCTGATCCTGGACATCTTCGCCCAGCACGCCAAGTCCCGAGAGGGCAAGGCGCAGGTCGCGCTCGCGCAGATGCAGTACATGCTGCCGAGGCTGCGCGGCTGGGGTCAGTCGCTGTCCCGGCAGATGGGCGGCGGCAAGGGCGGCGGCCTCGCCACCCGTGGCCCCGGTGAGACCAAGATCGAGACGGACCGGCGCCGGATCCGCGAGAAGATGGCGAAGATGCGCCGGGAGATCGCGGAGATGAAGACCGGCCGCGAGATCAAGCGCCAGGAGCGCAAGCGCCACAAGGTGCCGTCCGTCGCCATCGCGGGCTACACCAACGCCGGTAAGTCGTCGCTGCTCAACCGCCTCACGGGCGCGGGCGTCCTGGTCGAGAACGCCCTGTTCGCGACCCTGGACCCGACCGTGCGCCGGGCGGAGACCCCGAGCGGCCGCCTGTACACGCTGGCGGACACGGTCGGCTTCGTCAGGCACCTGCCGCACCACCTGGTCGAGGCGTTCCGCTCCACCATGGAAGAGGTCGGCGAGTCCGACCTGATCCTGCACGTGGTGGACGGCTCGCACCCGAACCCGGAGGAGCAGCTGGCCGCCGTACGCGAGGTGGTCCGGGACGTCGGCGCCACCGGCGTGCCCGAGATCGTCGTGATCAACAAGGCGGACGCGGCCGACCCGCTGACGCTCCAGCGGCTCATGCGGATCGAGAAGCGCTCCATCGCGGTCTCGGCCCGCACCGGCCAGGGCATCGACGAGCTGCTCGCGCTGATCGACAACGAGCTGCCGCGGCCGTCGGTCGAGGTGGAGGCGCTCGTGCCGTACACCCACGGTGGACTGGTCGCCCGCGCCCACACCGAGGGCGAGGTGATCTCCGCGGAGCACACGGCGGAGGGCACCCTGCTGAAGGTGCGGGTGCACGAGGAGCTGGCGGCGGACCTCGCGCCGTACGTACCGGCTCCGCTCGCCTGA
- a CDS encoding trypsin-like serine peptidase: protein MRSTRTPVARPHGRRRTLLAAGLVTALALTVTACSGSDDTKADATASGTAAGDGKVQVPADIADKLEKHGVDVDKWADGGWQDWDKDKWLSAAKDFVNPVIEGLWKPERMQSAKEANKTVTTKDAAADQGVSDPDPTAVKAEAEKTPYHENAAPVGKVFFDSPEGTMVCSGTVVKDVNHPGKSNLVWTAGHCVHAGGDGGWYRNLVFVPAYNDLGKTEAQLGDATSSEIAPYGNWWADWASTSNEWIAGGSDTGGAGAAYDYAVLHVTPEQGSKSLEETVGAALDVDFSGPSATEVASMGAWGYPAAPPYNGLKMFKCLDRPGRFSLDASLPTMYRIGCTMTGGSSGGGWFRVVDGRTELVSNTSIGPADNSWLAGPRLGQEAEALYENMSKTYGGQ, encoded by the coding sequence ATGCGTTCCACACGTACGCCCGTCGCGCGCCCACACGGCCGACGGCGCACCCTGCTCGCGGCCGGGCTCGTCACCGCCCTGGCTCTGACGGTGACCGCGTGCAGCGGCTCCGACGACACCAAGGCCGACGCCACCGCCTCCGGGACGGCCGCCGGTGACGGCAAGGTCCAGGTCCCGGCCGACATCGCCGACAAGCTCGAGAAGCACGGCGTCGACGTCGACAAGTGGGCCGACGGCGGCTGGCAGGACTGGGACAAGGACAAGTGGCTGAGCGCGGCCAAGGACTTCGTCAATCCGGTGATCGAGGGGCTGTGGAAGCCCGAGCGGATGCAGTCCGCGAAGGAGGCGAACAAGACCGTCACCACGAAGGACGCCGCCGCCGACCAGGGCGTCAGCGACCCGGATCCGACGGCCGTGAAGGCGGAGGCCGAGAAGACGCCGTACCACGAGAACGCGGCCCCGGTCGGCAAGGTCTTCTTCGACTCGCCCGAGGGCACGATGGTCTGCTCCGGCACGGTCGTCAAGGACGTGAACCACCCGGGCAAGTCCAACCTCGTGTGGACGGCCGGGCACTGTGTGCACGCCGGGGGCGACGGTGGCTGGTACCGCAACCTCGTCTTCGTCCCGGCCTACAACGACCTCGGCAAGACGGAGGCCCAGCTCGGTGACGCCACGTCGTCGGAGATCGCCCCCTACGGCAACTGGTGGGCCGACTGGGCGTCGACGTCGAACGAGTGGATCGCCGGCGGCTCGGACACGGGCGGCGCGGGAGCCGCGTACGACTACGCCGTGCTGCACGTGACACCGGAGCAGGGCTCCAAGTCGCTGGAGGAGACGGTCGGCGCGGCGCTGGACGTGGACTTCTCCGGGCCGTCCGCGACCGAGGTCGCCTCGATGGGCGCCTGGGGCTACCCGGCGGCACCGCCCTACAACGGGCTGAAGATGTTCAAGTGCCTCGACCGGCCCGGGCGGTTCTCACTCGACGCGTCGCTGCCGACGATGTACCGCATCGGCTGCACGATGACCGGCGGTTCGTCCGGCGGCGGCTGGTTCCGGGTGGTGGACGGCAGGACCGAGCTGGTCTCCAACACCTCGATCGGCCCGGCCGACAACAGCTGGCTGGCGGGGCCCCGGCTCGGCCAGGAGGCCGAGGCGCTCTACGAGAACATGAGCAAGACATACGGCGGTCAGTGA
- a CDS encoding trypsin-like serine peptidase, with translation MRSIRPSFTARRGRNARRRTSPVLGAVALASVLALTATACDSGDTDADNQAGATASTGSDGKITIPDDIKDRLKEHGIDLDKWKNGAWKNWDKDDWLREAQDYVNPIIAGLWDPDRMREAEDPDRSVDENDLSGDQGVTDPTPQAVDAKAVSPSYHENAAEAGKVLFDSPEGTMVCSATVVKDPAHPGKSNLVWTAGHCVHAGKGGGWYRNIAFVPSYNDSGMSAKELETATKEQVAPYGVWWGDWTKTSDQWIAQGGQTGGDGASYDYAVIHVTPEEGGTGKSLEETVGSALPVNFNAPAVPKVSSITATGYPAAAPYDGQKLYQCQDKPGRFSLSSSDPTMYRIGCTMTGGSSGGGWVAAGSDGKPALVSNTSIGPVNAGWLAGPRLGDVAKGVYDSVSDKFAGQ, from the coding sequence ATGCGATCCATACGGCCGTCGTTCACCGCTCGGCGGGGGAGGAACGCGCGCCGCAGAACCTCCCCCGTACTGGGCGCCGTGGCCCTCGCCTCGGTGCTCGCGCTCACCGCGACCGCCTGCGATTCGGGCGACACCGACGCGGACAACCAGGCCGGCGCGACGGCGTCGACCGGCAGCGACGGCAAGATCACGATCCCGGACGACATCAAGGACAGGCTCAAAGAGCACGGGATCGACCTCGACAAGTGGAAGAACGGCGCCTGGAAGAACTGGGACAAGGACGACTGGCTGCGTGAGGCGCAGGACTACGTCAACCCGATCATCGCGGGGCTGTGGGACCCGGACCGGATGCGGGAGGCCGAGGACCCGGACCGGAGCGTCGACGAGAACGACCTCTCCGGTGACCAGGGGGTGACCGACCCGACGCCGCAGGCGGTGGACGCGAAGGCCGTTTCGCCCTCGTACCACGAGAACGCCGCCGAGGCGGGCAAGGTGCTCTTCGACTCCCCCGAGGGCACGATGGTCTGCTCGGCGACGGTCGTCAAGGACCCCGCTCACCCCGGAAAGTCCAACCTGGTGTGGACGGCCGGCCACTGTGTGCACGCCGGCAAGGGCGGCGGCTGGTACCGCAACATCGCGTTCGTGCCGTCGTACAACGACTCGGGCATGTCGGCCAAGGAGTTGGAGACGGCCACCAAGGAGCAGGTTGCTCCCTACGGGGTCTGGTGGGGCGACTGGACGAAGACGTCCGACCAGTGGATCGCCCAGGGCGGGCAGACCGGCGGTGACGGCGCCTCGTACGACTACGCCGTCATCCATGTGACGCCGGAGGAGGGCGGCACGGGCAAGTCCCTGGAGGAGACGGTCGGTTCGGCGCTCCCGGTGAACTTCAACGCCCCGGCGGTGCCGAAGGTGAGCAGCATCACCGCGACCGGCTATCCGGCGGCGGCGCCGTACGACGGGCAGAAGCTCTACCAGTGCCAGGACAAGCCGGGGCGGTTCTCGCTGAGTTCCTCGGACCCGACGATGTACCGCATCGGCTGCACGATGACCGGCGGTTCGTCGGGCGGCGGTTGGGTCGCGGCGGGGTCGGACGGGAAACCCGCGCTGGTGTCCAACACCTCGATCGGCCCGGTGAACGCGGGTTGGCTCGCGGGGCCGCGGCTGGGTGACGTGGCCAAGGGTGTGTACGACTCGGTGAGCGACAAGTTCGCCGGTCAGTAG